Within Oreochromis aureus strain Israel breed Guangdong linkage group 19, ZZ_aureus, whole genome shotgun sequence, the genomic segment CTGGCCCTTACTGTTTCGAAACAAGACAAGTCTTACCTGAAACGCACAGCATTGCATAGGGGTGTGTCGCCATAGCGATCTTTAGCGTGGACTGAAGCTCCATGACTCAGTAGGTACTGCACCATTTTGAGGTGGCCCTCACAGGCAGCAACATGAAGGGGTGTGCGTCCATCGTAGTCCCCCAGACATAAGTTACTGCCCTGTGGAAAGGGAAAATAATCAGTGTATGTGCTGGTGGTTTAAAAGTTAGTGTGGTGAGATTATGTATTGATTTTATTTCTAATCTatatttgttctttttgtttatttgtttttatttataaaaggtAATCCCAGTGAGACTCAATTGCTCAATCACAAGAGAAACCTGTTTCAGACAGCctaacaaaattacaaaaataataataacaaatctCATGAAAAAGACTAAAACTTGAGTGTACAACTAGAATGATCCAAAAGCCTTACACCACTGCACTGGGCGATGCCAAATCtgtggctgattttttttccactcatcTGAGGATCTAAAGTGACAAACTGTTTGAGTAGTAGTCTTCAAGAAtacttctccaggcttcttgaaggacattcaaagctcttctctggatgtttgctgctttttgttccattctttgtgaggatgatcccacactgcttcagtaatgttgatgtCTGGGCTCTGAGAGGGCCAGCCCATGCCTGGTAGCATtccactgtttttttgtttgtctttatcCATGTAtgcttttactttgacagtgtgtttgggatcaccgTCATGCTGAAAAAATGAAGCCGTTGCCAATCTGATGCTTTCCAGATAGTATTACATCGGATCAAAATTTGACAgtacatttctgtgtttataaCTGCATCAATTTTGACAACGTCACCATCCACCATGTTATATAGATGGCTATATTCACTCACTGCTGTAGCTCTCTCCTGATCTCCTCTATAGATACCGacaatgatttgaaccaaagaTTTCAATTTGATCACTTCATAAGACCTGCTGTTACCGATTTTTACTCAATTTCTTGTCTAATGTGGTATATCTCAGTCCTTTTTCTCTGCTTACTTTCCTTGAGAATGACtgcttgacagccacccttctactgagaccatttctgcaGAGCCTTCAGTGAACATTAGAGGGATCATCAACTGAAAGGTTTTTGCTGGattttctttactattttttaaggacatgactttccaatactgttcatctgctggttttttatgcttgaatgattcatgggtcagtgttaagtggcttaacaaatatacaaaaaataaaaataaacaagaatGGGAccgaaaatgagtgaaaagaaGCCAATGCCCTTATGTAAGGGCTGAATATATTTTTGATAACTGCAAGGTAATCTAGGCAGCAGTTGCATATCAGTCAATCCACATACAGACATGTACATGCGACTGTGGAGACAACTCTAGGCTTGCCTTACCAGTCTGTCCTCTAGTTCTGCTTGTCTGAGGGCCTCCGTGTTTACTACACTGCTCTAATACAAAATGGAAGTGTGACcctgaaaatgttttgaaaatctACCAGTGGGAAAGGTTTACCGAAGTTCAATGACCTTACAGCCAAACATGGCCAGGAAAGAAATGGGTAAAATGTTTTTGGAGATctcaaaaacaggaaataatgatTAACTTTACAGCATGTGGTGAAGGTCGTAGGATTGCTTACCATTTCTTTTAGAGCTTTTAAGGCCTCAATGTCACCAATCTTAGCAGCGGCGCATGCCAGCGTGGGAGTCAGAGCATCTCGGATGGCTTCCAGCTCCTTTTGAAACCAGATTCCAAGAATTTTAAAAACCGCAATTTCTCTGAATATGAAAAGTATCAAGTATGGCAAAATGACAAGCTCCTAATAACCTAAAGTTAGCCCCAGAGCTGAAAGTCTGCGGAAATGTACTGCTACTCTTACCTCTTTGCAGCTGACGCTTAGAGACTTGGCAATGACTTGGATGAAACGGCTGTCACTCAGGCACAGTTTGGCTCCTGCCAAGTCAGCGATCATTTCACCTCGCAAGTTCTCTGCCATCATCTGGACAGagtcacaaaaacataataatcTTTTAGCACTTTGTTACTTTAAAAACTTCCACATTATAGAAAAGAAAGTGTTGAAAGCGCCACCAGCCTTTTTCTTCGCCTCCAGATCAAGCTCCTTCTTGGCCAATACGTAGGACAGTTTTGACAGCGCAGCCTCTGGAGTCATGTCACCTCCAGCTATCAGGCCGGCTTCTATCAAGACCTGTAGTATAAATCACAGGAATAAGTGacttgattcattcattcattctctcTCCAACTCAACTAAACTGAACATATTAACAAAACTGTACCAAGTGTCATGAACTACCTTGCCAGTGGCGTAGGATGTAGACACCGACCCCCTCAGACACTGCGTGcagttgatgatgatgacaccGGCATCAGTGGCTTTCTTTAACTGTTCCAGGAGGTCAGGGCGGTTATCGGGGGCATTTCCGCTGCCGTAGGTTTCCAGGACCACTCCTTCCATGGGTGGCTGCAGGAAAGCCTTTACCTGGACAAAGATGAGCGCAGTTTCAGGTTATAAACACCCAAAATTTATGGCCATCTTAACTGGCTACTCAACTGTGCAGAATCAAGATGAGAAATTAGTATTCCGTGTTATTTTTCCTGCAGCCCCTTTAACTCCATGCAACCCATTCACTCCCCTAAAAGCCCATCTGGTGCCATCTCTGCAACCAGAGTATCTCAGTCACTGGTTGGCTGGTTGGCACTGGGAAGCCCTATACCACATCATTAGCCATGGCATATGACTAGAATGGCAGATGACTCAAATGGCAGAAAGGAGAGCAATTAATCTGAAGGTGTTAGCAAGCATAAAGTCACTTGGCAAGTTCGTGGCCGTTACCGTAAAATGCGAGAAGAAGGTGACATTAAAAGTTCCAGGTTCACTCAGTATTTTTTGATGCGATAAGCAGTTTGACAAGAAAGGTGTGACGCAGATTACCAATGAAGCTCCCGTACTGCAGAGTGCGGACACACGAGAGCCAAGTGCCTAATCAAAACGGTGCCTCGTAAAAGCAGTTAAAGGCTGTAAGAAAGCCTTGATAGCAGAGTTGGGCAGTGGGAGCAGATTGAGACAGTAAAGTCGCTCCCCCAGCAGGCGCTGCAGGGGGAGGTGCAGCTAAATGTTACAGTATCTGTAGCAACCCTCCCTCTTTACAGGGTGATTGGACATGGCCCATAACTCCGTCTCATCTTTCTCTGGCTTGAGCTTTGATGGCAGCTTACATGACTGGGAAAGTAACAGAAGAAGGCTAATAGCGCAATTAAATTGAAGTTAACTATATTTTATTGCAGACAAAACAACAGTCTGTTACCTTTGAAGAACAGGTGATCTCAACTACATTTTagtacaacagaaaaaaagcaggCAATTACAACTTTCTCGGCTTAAAGATTTGCAGCATGCTGGCAATTTTAACATACTCATTTCATCACTTGACTGCATGTCATTTGGTTTTAATTGGAAACAGCGTAAGCAAGCTGGAACCTCTGAGGCTTAGAAATGAAGCCAAGGCTCGAGTCCAAATGCTGCAGTTCCTCAAGCAGCCATATGAGGCTGTCTCAAAATGTGAGAAAACAGACTTTCATGCTTAAAAGGACAACATCGGAGGAGACAATACGACTGCTGCGTTACATGAAGCTAGCTGTTTGTTTATGGTGCTATgagtgttttaatattttttgtgaCCTTAGCTGTAAGGTTGTACAAGGTTGCATTTAAGACTTAAAGTTATACACAACTGTCGGGGCGGCCGCTCTGAGTGATTAGTGAGGCACTCTATGGAGCAAGCTGTTTagtttttataatttttattcTTCTATCCAAATAAGCCTAATGACAAGCGGTAGCTTCAGAACATCTGGTAAATATTCCAAAATTACAACCATGGTCCACTTCACAGGCTACACCAGTAGCACTAAACAAAAAGGACATTTTATACCACTTTCATAAAAAGTTAAATAGACTATATTTCCCTGAAACTTACAGTAGACGCAGTGATTCCTGGGAATAGCCTAAGCAGGCCTACGTTGCGGTTCAGCTCAGTCTTGACTTGAAACTTTGCTGTGGTGTTTGCCCTCCACACTGTATCCCAGTTGACTGGTGGAAAGTTGAAGAAACtccattaaaaaataatcctttagaaacaaaaaagtgatttattttcTACATAAGAAGTTTATTGGTTACTTACTTGCAATATCCACTTCAGCAGTGGCCAAGGGGGGCAAGTTAGGAGATGAGAACGCGTTGAAACTCCCAGCATCCACTTTGGTCACTCGATTCCCTCTGTAGAGTTTGTTGTAGAAATACAGGCACACCTAACAAATGCATGTTCATAAGATGACCTTCATTATTTACTTCTTGATTCATTAATTCACTAACATTCACTAACATATAACAGAACTAagagaaaacaaagcaacaactgGTAATCAGGGTATTACATTCAGTCAGTTTCTCTCTTACAATGCAGCATTTCTAATAAGGTTTGCAGTCAATTAGCAGCTATAAGCCATCTTCTTTATCTCACCTCAGGAATGACAAATTGTCCAGCAATTAGCAATGCCCCAAGTAGATTGTCTCTGCCATCATTCCTCATCTCATAGATGGGTACCTGAAGACAGAAAGTGTCTCATTTTAACAAAGCAGTAAACACTTGTTTATTTGCTGGTTAGTTAGTGTCTTGAGGATAGCAGCTCTTACCTGTGAGCCTGTGAGAATGATCGGTTTGCCCAAATGCTCACACATAAAGGACAGGGCAGAGGCTGTGTAAGCCATAGtgtctgtgccatgaagaatcaCAAAACCATCGTAGCTTTCATAGTTTCTCTGGggtgaaataagaaaaaaaaatgatcatAATGGAGATAATTTCAAATGGCCAGATAGGTTTTAAAAGCAGGATTTAAGTAATATAAAAGCcacaacaacaaattaaaaagagTAGCAAGTACCTCAATGTCCTTTCCAATTCTACCCCAGTCATCTGTGGTCATATTGGAAGAGTCCAATAAAGGATTATACTCCAAGATAGTGTAGACTATCCTCTTATTTTGTTTACTCAGTCTGGAAGAGAAAACAGTCCAGTTTATCTATGAGCTGCATCCTCTATATGAAATTTACACAAAGCTAAACAGTGACAGATTATACAGCCAATACTAAAGCAGCGGTGTTAGTCGTTCCAAGAGCAAATATTCAACTCCAAAAGTTCACGCAGTTAACAAGCGATTAAAGACTTTACTCGGACAAATCATTACGTATTATGTATTGTGGTGCACATTTAATAAAAGTTGGATCAGGTTCTGATTAAAGGAGAAATGTGAGCTTAAAGAAGCGTAAGGGAATGTTAAAAACGCTGACTTCAAAGTCTGTTTAGCTGGGCCTTCTGTCTGAGCAACAGGGCGCCAAAACCTGTTTTAGgtttacacacacaaagaatTTTCGAAGAGTAAAAGGGAGGGGCAAAGTCACATAAGTTAAACAGTGCAGCACTTTAAAGTTAAGCATTTTTGTTTAGCACAGTCCTACTTTTCTGCACAGCTACATGACTGAACACTTCAAATACATTTATGGATACAAGATAGCTTATCTGATATATTTTGAAGGTTTTTTGGTGACTTGTATCATGTATGAGCAAAagcctgtatttatttttcattacaaaTAATAGGGAAGGAGTCTTGCATACATATTTATGCTGCCTGTAAGTGGAGTTTAACCCAGGCGTCCCACAGCCCCACCTGCCATGCTCCATGTAAGGCAGCGTGACTGACTAAAAGGCCATgaagtgattttctttttaatctccCTTTTAAAGAAACACCATAGAACACCCCCCCACATTACCATAGGGCAGTCTTATAACATAGAGATAGGAGGTGAATGGAACAGCAGGGGGAAGAGCGGGTGAGCCCCAGTCCATCCAAGCAGGGGTCCTATAGACACTCTTCTAATTAGCCTCAAGTCGACACATGACCCAAGAACATATGTTGTCGATCTTCTAGAAGAAAAGTGCCTCAAAAAAACCCACTATTCAAATCACCAATTATTCATATATCTGGCAGTGTGCCCTAAGGTTTAGCAAAGCCACACATTACCATACCCATGCTAAGACACTTTATATGCTCAGAATAATAAATGCATGGAAGGAGGTTGGAGGTGGAAGCAAACAGCCCTGTGGCATTGCCTCTCAACATCACATGAATAAAGCTTTTCAGTTAATCAATAAACCAATTCCCCTCTGAAATAACGTAGGATCAGCTATTGCATAGGATCAACAGTATGCCTATTAAATTTGCATGTGAGTTTAATTCAGTTGATATGAACACTACAAACTCAAGGATGAGCAAGTGTTAAGACGTGCTGAACACCTAAAAACACTCAATCAGTAGAATATTAATGAAAAACATAAGAAGATGgcttatatatgtatatatatctcaCAGATAATAAAATAAGAGGGAGTTCTAACAACCTATCTTTAGAAAATACTTACCATTTGAAGGGCCATATATACCTTGATATCTTTACTATAATATAGGACTAAACCCACTTTCATAATAGCAGTCAACATGAGGGCAGTGAGGAAATTAGTGTCTCTGGAAAAGGCTACTTTTACTTACGATGAAGACCCTAAAGGGCATGTCAGTGGGCTCAGAGCCCAATTCACTTAACTGCACACAAGCATCAGAAAACAAGACGAAATAAAGTTAAACACGCAACACTGCAATCTATCTTTTGTTTATATCAGGAACGAGACGCTGTACAGCTGCCTTGTTAGTTACAGAGTTCAAAATTAGCCGGAGTAAGAGACACAGAATTACttcaggcaacattttttccaACTGCCGAAAGACACGTGGGCATGCACTTCCCATCAGGGAAGCACACCCAAGCATGTGGTGTTAAGGACAGCAGAGACGTCAAACCAATCTCAAGCAGGGAGAAGTCAAACACAATGCAACCAGTACTACAACACCCGTGAAACTGCAGGTCGGGATGTGGcgctggcttcctgttaaagtGACAAAAGCAGTTAAGGGTAATAAAAATAAGTGCATCTCTTAACAGGAATGtgagttgttttattttcagtctcTGCTTTTCCAGATAAGAAACATATCTTGCACTGTGTGCAGTTACCATCTTGAGCAGATACAAGATGTGAGGCGATTTAGCCTGCATAACGAATGCTCTTGCAAAAACACCTGAAATACATTATATCTCATTGTCCTGAGGATGGTCTGCACATACTATAAACACAAAGTTTGGATCTATAAAGATCCAAATAGCGGTCAGGTTTAGCCATTCAGGAAAAGCACTGTACATTGCACGGTCTCGAGTTAAATGAACGACATAATTAATGTAATAAATTAGGtataagggaaaaaaaacacacaggatTTCAAACTTTTAGTTCAAAATAAGCAACATTACAAATTTACAAGTGATCTTTTCTTTGTTGTCGACCTACTTTTGCTCTGTCAGTAACACAGGCCTCACAAGATGCTAATATTGAAGACAAAATATGAGCTAAACAATCTCATGCCTCATGGCTGTGACAACAGAAAATACTGTTAATTTTCTGTTTCCAAATAAGTATAaggaaacatgtttaaaatattacaaacacAGTTAAGCATGTAGTCTTCCTCTGATACATATGGCAACCAATAGTACAGCATGTGGTTTctttttgttaaatacaaatatatatatctacatgTTGACTAATGGGTGCACTTACGGCAGGACCAAGGTGTCAGATCCATAGTACTCATACATGCGGGTCTGCTGAGCATACGTTTCATCATGGACGATGGGCAGCTTACGCAGGCTCTTCACAAAAGCATTGGCTTGTGGGGCAAGAACTGTGGGttaaagagcagaaaaacaacagagatttttaatgtttaacagtTTGCTTTTAGTGGGATTACTATTAATAGAAAGCGAGCACAGTGGATATACTGGCATCTCAACaccacaacaacactctcataCTGAACCCTAGTGGTTACTGTAAAAAATAACATTACGGCTGGAAATACACTTGAAgcacacttttaaaaacacatgatCTTCTTGAGTTTAACATATAAGGACAACATTAAATGTACTATTAGAAACAATAACACAAAGGTTAGGAGACAGAATATAATATGGACATGCAATCTTAACTGTCAAGCAAAATAAACACATACACTGAACTCACACACATAATACAGCTTTAAACTGGCAATCTGAATAAGTGATGATTATCCTATTTCAGTTAACAACCATTTCTGTCCGGCacatggcctcacatttgatttTAGTATACTTTAGTATAAAGAGTAGTTCCTGATTGTCCCAATGACTGAAAGGTTGCCTACGTACTGTGAGTGaacaacaagcccaaatcatcacccctccaccactgtgcttaaCGGTTGGTAAGGTGTTTGGGTTGATgtgctttgtttggttttcaccaaatGTGACGCTCTggattatggccaaacatctccagtttggtttggtttgtccAAAGGACATCGTTCCAGAGGTCGTGTGGCTTGTTCAGATTGAATTTGACAAACCTACGCTAtactgccatgttctttttctgGAAACCCTTCCAAAAAAGCCATATTTGTTCAGCCTTTTTATACTGCACAGAACTTAACAAACTTAAAATTGAACACACTAACTAAGACCTGTAGCATCTGAGaggtagctcttgggttttttgcaatttctctCTTGCACAGTCTGACTTTGGATTGAATTTGCTGGGGAACCAGGCAtctgtcttgaatgttttccacttgtgaataatctttcttaCTATAGAATGATGGACCGATTGAATGATGGGCAGCAACAGATTTCTTCTCTAAGATCATTCATATTGTGTTAACACAAACTTAATCCTCCACACCAGCACTTCatgatgatcaattaatcaagtgCAATTTGTCAGCAGTGGCTGGCTCCTAGTTTCCCTCTAAATTGTACAGAAGCAACAAGGGTGCCGTTACATTATCACAGGGCTGTAAAGAAGTCATGTGAAAACTCTTTTTCATAAGACTGTATATTAAGGGAGCTGACCTACAGTTAAGTCCATGCAATTTTTGTTATTTGAGCCTTTTATCAAAAcatattcaagttacaattacAACCAATATGGGCTTAAAATATGACTAAAGTAATACCTTCAGCTTTAATTTGAGGCTGTTTACATCCAAACTGTAGGAAGAGTACAGTAATTACGGCTCTAACGGCATAATGTATTTGGAAGCAGTTGCTATAAAACCCACAATATATAATCAAAGAAGCTCTCGATTCAAAAACCATACCATCCTTAggctgcaaaaaacaaaaaaaacatcatagAGACAATGGGGATATTATAAGTGGCCAAATCAAAAGTGTGGGACATCCTAAGAAAAAAGGATACACTGGTCAGCtctgtaaataataaaaaggcCTGGACCCCCCACAGATCACCATAGGTGTGTATGGTCACAGCATCTTTTccatgacaaagaaaaacacttcaGAAAATCCATGTAAATGAAAAAGACTCTCCAGAAGGCAAGCATATCATTATCCAAGTCAGCCATTAAGAGAAGACCTCGGAAGACCTTCATCACAAGCTCCAAACTATTCACTGGGTTCAAAATAGAAAGGCTAGAATTAGAGTGATGGAGAAGGCTTGGAAGCATGAGCCGAGCAAAACAACACAATGAAAGCAGTGTGATGGCACTGAAAAcagttcagtcatttactatgctACAATGAAGGATAGTTATATTATTTGATGTAAGTATAACAGTGTCATATAAAATCTATAAAACAATTTTATTCTTAATTGTAATGTCTAAAGAGTGTatttaatttaacttttgtttatctgttgaaaaactgaagaaaaactgGTTTGGGGTGTTAGTGACATGAATATTGATGAAGCCTGAGCTGGGAGAACGCCAGGGTGTGGGGAGAGATTAGATGAGGAAAAGATCTTTCTGCTCTGGTATAAATCCTGTGATCACTTGTCAATATCTCAGTTGGTCAACAAACCACCTTGATCTACTGTACATTGCGACTGATCTAGCGCTCTGTTTTATGAGTTCTCTCTGATTGTTGGGCTCTATTTAGTTATAAGTATAATATATGTATAATACAAGTGTGGATGATGACCCTCGCCTAAATGGCTTTATGGctgctttttttcttgtctttgctACCAGAACATGCATGGCCTTGTATCATTCTCATATCTAC encodes:
- the aspg gene encoding 60 kDa lysophospholipase isoform X1 → MADSSANGLTSLARALSQPSLDLIEVNDVSPPRSLQLHPGRRRKLSSCNSIENADLITSPCAAEARVLVINTGGTIGMTLHDDVLAPQANAFVKSLRKLPIVHDETYAQQTRMYEYYGSDTLVLPLSKQNKRIVYTILEYNPLLDSSNMTTDDWGRIGKDIERNYESYDGFVILHGTDTMAYTASALSFMCEHLGKPIILTGSQVPIYEMRNDGRDNLLGALLIAGQFVIPEVCLYFYNKLYRGNRVTKVDAGSFNAFSSPNLPPLATAEVDIAINWDTVWRANTTAKFQVKTELNRNVGLLRLFPGITASTVKAFLQPPMEGVVLETYGSGNAPDNRPDLLEQLKKATDAGVIIINCTQCLRGSVSTSYATGKVLIEAGLIAGGDMTPEAALSKLSYVLAKKELDLEAKKKMMAENLRGEMIADLAGAKLCLSDSRFIQVIAKSLSVSCKEELEAIRDALTPTLACAAAKIGDIEALKALKEMGSNLCLGDYDGRTPLHVAACEGHLKMVQYLLSHGASVHAKDRYGDTPLCNAVRFRRKEVVKLLRKTGAHFSRHELEEAGTEMCSLAANGDMDGLEIWSLAGADLNQPGYDGQTAIQVAQAIGKKDVVAFLLRLMSKKSKKVLGEFNDDDDDDDEEEESGVIQFKATPPAL
- the aspg gene encoding 60 kDa lysophospholipase isoform X2 — protein: MADSSANGLTSLARALSQPSLDLIEVNDVSPPRSLQLHPGRRRKLSSCNSIENADLITSPCAAEARVLVINTGGTIGMTLHDDVLAPQANAFVKSLRKLPIVHDETYAQQTRMYEYYGSDTLVLPLSKQNKRIVYTILEYNPLLDSSNMTTDDWGRIGKDIERNYESYDGFVILHGTDTMAYTASALSFMCEHLGKPIILTGSQVPIYEMRNDGRDNLLGALLIAGQFVIPEVCLYFYNKLYRGNRVTKVDAGSFNAFSSPNLPPLATAEVDIAINWDTVWRANTTAKFQVKTELNRNVGLLRLFPGITASTVKAFLQPPMEGVVLETYGSGNAPDNRPDLLEQLKKATDAGVIIINCTQCLRGSVSTSYATGKVLIEAGLIAGGDMTPEAALSKLSYVLAKKELDLEAKKKMMAENLRGEMIADLAGAKLCLSDSRFIQVIAKSLSVSCKEELEAIRDALTPTLACAAAKIGDIEALKALKEMGSNLCLGDYDGRTPLHVAACEGHLKMVQYLLSHGASVHAKDRYGDTPLCNAVRFRRKEVVKLLRKTGAHFSRHELEEAGTEMCSLAANGDMDGLEIWSLAGADLNQPGYDGQTAIQVAQAIGKKDVVAFLLRLMSKKSKKVLGEFNDDDDDDDEEESGVIQFKATPPAL
- the aspg gene encoding 60 kDa lysophospholipase isoform X4 codes for the protein MADSSANGLTSLARALSQPSLDLIEVNDVSPPRSLQLHPGRRRKLSSCNSIENADLITSPCAAEARVLVINTGGTIGMTLHDDVLAPQANAFVKSLRKLPIVHDETYAQQTRMYEYYGSDTLVLPLSKQNKRIVYTILEYNPLLDSSNMTTDDWGRIGKDIERNYESYDGFVILHGTDTMAYTASALSFMCEHLGKPIILTGSQVPIYEMRNDGRDNLLGALLIAGQFVIPEVCLYFYNKLYRGNRVTKVDAGSFNAFSSPNLPPLATAEVDIAINWDTVWRANTTAKFQVKTELNRNVGLLRLFPGITASTVKAFLQPPMEGVVLETYGSGNAPDNRPDLLEQLKKATDAGVIIINCTQCLRGSVSTSYATGKVLIEAGLIAGGDMTPEAALSKLSYVLAKKELDLEAKKKMMAENLRGEMIADLAGAKLCLSDSRFIQVIAKSLSVSCKEELEAIRDALTPTLACAAAKIGDIEALKALKEMGSNLCLGDYDGRTPLHVAACEGHLKMVQYLLSHGASVHAKDRYGDTPLCNAVRFRRKEVVKLLRKTGAHFSRHELEEAGTEMCSLAANGDMDGLEIWSLAGADLNQPGYDGQTAIQVSGVIQFKATPPAL
- the aspg gene encoding 60 kDa lysophospholipase isoform X3, with amino-acid sequence MADSSANGLTSLARALSQPSLDLIEVNDVSPPRSLQLHPGRRRKLSSCNSIENADLITSPCAAEARVLVINTGGTIGMTLHDDVLAPQANAFVKSLRKLPIVHDETYAQQTRMYEYYGSDTLVLPLSKQNKRIVYTILEYNPLLDSSNMTTDDWGRIGKDIERNYESYDGFVILHGTDTMAYTASALSFMCEHLGKPIILTGSQVPIYEMRNDGRDNLLGALLIAGQFVIPEVCLYFYNKLYRGNRVTKVDAGSFNAFSSPNLPPLATAEVDIAINWDTVWRANTTAKFQVKTELNRNVGLLRLFPGITASTVKAFLQPPMEGVVLETYGSGNAPDNRPDLLEQLKKATDAGVIIINCTQCLRGSVSTSYATGKVLIEAGLIAGGDMTPEAALSKLSYVLAKKELDLEAKKKMMAENLRGEMIADLAGAKLCLSDSRFIQVIAKSLSVSCKEELEAIRDALTPTLACAAAKIGDIEALKALKEMGSNLCLGDYDGRTPLHVAACEGHLKMVQYLLSHGASVHAKDRYGDTPLCNAVRFRRKEVVKLLRKTGAHFSRHELEEAGTEMCSLAANGDMDGLEIWSLAGADLNQPGYDGQTAIQVAQAIGKKDVVAFLLRLMSKKSKSGVIQFKATPPAL